The nucleotide window GATACCCCTGCCCCCAGTGTGCGCGCAGCTTCCACTACCTCGCCAGCCTGCAGAAGCACTGCAAACAGTGGCACAAACTGGCCACCGTCTGCACAGATGGCCACCTGAGCTGTGCCGACTGCGGGAAGAGCTTTGGTGGCTTAGGGGGCCTCGGACCACACGTGTGCAACGACTCTGGGGAGAAACTTGACATGGGGCCCATCTGCACTGACACTGGCTACCTGTGCTCCATCTGCAGCAagagctgcaccaccacacagaATCTCCGCATacacatgcgcacgcacactGGCGAGAGACCGTATGCGTGCACGGACTGCGGGAAGCGATTTGCCGAGAGCGGCACTCTGCGCAAGCACATCCGGATACACACAGGCCTCAAACCCTTTAAGTGCCAGGACTGCGGAAAGCAATTTGGAAGGATGAACCACTTGACCTCTCACATGCTCACTCACTCGGGGGAGAAGCCGTACCCTTGTCCTGACTGCGGTAGAAGGTTCGGCCACAAAGGGGATTTAAAGACCCACCAGCGCACTCACTCCGGAGAAAAACCGTTCCGCTGTCCTGACTGCGGGAAGGACTTCGCCATCATGGGCAACCTTAGGGCTCACCAGAGGGTGCACAGTAAGGAAAAGAGCCACCAGTGTGGGGAGTGCGGGCGGAAATTTGGTGAGTCGGGCGTCCTCAAGAAGCACCTGCGCACTCACACGGGGGAAAGACCCTACCACTGCACCGTGTGCAGCAAGCAGTTCAACCGCGTTCAGCACCTCAAGAACCACCAGCGGACACACACGGGCGAGAAGCCGTACAGCTGCGCAGAGTGCGGCAAGAGCTTCAGTCAGTCGGGAGATCTGACCAAGCACAAGCGCACCCACACGGGGGAGAAGCCTTACGCCTGCCCTGACTGCGAGCGCACGTACAGCAATTCAGGGGACCTTCGCAAGCACAGCCGCAGCCACACGGGCCAGCGGCCCTACACCTGCGAGGAATGCGGCAAGAGTTTCAGGATGATCCACCATCTGAAGGTACACATCAGGACGCACACCGGGGAAAGGCCCTACCAGTGTCCGCACTGCCCTCTGACCTTCGCCAGGCCCCACCACCTGTCGTCACACCTCAAAGTGCACTGATTTACTGTACAGCGGCCGGCGGGGACGCACGCGTGCGGCGCAGCGGCAGGTAAAGGACGATGACTGCGGAAGGGTGAAAAATTCGGCAGGGTGCACTTGCACCTCCGCATTCTGAAGCGGACACAAAGGTATGAATGTATCAATGGCGAAGATAGTGTGTAACTTCATCCAACATCTATAACTTTGACTAAGATAGAATAAAACCAAAGTAAATTACCCAATATCATCTTCAGTCTGTCCAAATTACACAATGACTGTGTAACTAGGCCTGTAGTCCAGTTATGAGTAAATGTTAGATTTAccggcaatttttactgtactgctgTGAAAATACGTAGATTGCCAAACATTAGCCGAACCatgtcagtattttttattagtcTGAGGTCAAGATAGCCTATAATTACTCGCTGTACCAGAAATGCACTAACAAAGAACTTTGTTTCTCGTGAAGAGTGAATTTAATCTTTCAGTGTCCTCGCTATTTATGCATATGTGAACTGAGAATGTTTAttatactgttatattaaatTGCTGACAAGTTAGATGCtataaattattattcagtaGTTAACAAggaaagtgtgtaaatgtgttttattgcaatGCGTGACTTTCATGTCGACATGTATTTATATCACGTCTCTGTATGAATACTACATAGGTGTTCTATGATAAAACAGTTATGGATGAAAAAATACTGTCCTCCGCTAAGATGTTTAATTTTGCCATAAGAATTAAAAAGAATGTTGATACGTGAACGTTTGTCGCCGGAGGTGTTTCACGTGTTGCTGGACTGACACGGgatatgctgttttttttgcacCGATGTCCTACTTTGAAGCAATTCAGGTATATTAATTTTCATGCAGATGTTTTTGGTACAAAATAATTGACACCACATTTAAAGCATATAAGCATAACCCTGTGTTAgaggggt belongs to Scleropages formosus chromosome 18, fSclFor1.1, whole genome shotgun sequence and includes:
- the LOC108922200 gene encoding gastrula zinc finger protein XlCGF57.1 isoform X1, whose protein sequence is MELDNKKMRFPKKHALHLKACSKSEPASPKTDAHVQNDHELPLRPLPSIYNADSIRIKEEPHDVEVQAVQVKEEFAESESVHCGSASKGNQKNRRAEIPDTEPALGKSEQDSLCPEQETVVLKTEPALDTECQQEEIKEEPCAFWSKEEHHGEGSAHLKEEPSLDDADFAAEDHHTDNVPCPQFFPCPHCAVSFTGSSYLEKHIKWTHQLQYQALLRSRASKNKSSTEDMERHNCPKCSLTFSSRRQLTLHLHRQHPTPPLKKRYPCPQCARSFHYLASLQKHCKQWHKLATVCTDGHLSCADCGKSFGGLGGLGPHVCNDSGEKLDMGPICTDTGYLCSICSKSCTTTQNLRIHMRTHTGERPYACTDCGKRFAESGTLRKHIRIHTGLKPFKCQDCGKQFGRMNHLTSHMLTHSGEKPYPCPDCGRRFGHKGDLKTHQRTHSGEKPFRCPDCGKDFAIMGNLRAHQRVHSKEKSHQCGECGRKFGESGVLKKHLRTHTGERPYHCTVCSKQFNRVQHLKNHQRTHTGEKPYSCAECGKSFSQSGDLTKHKRTHTGEKPYACPDCERTYSNSGDLRKHSRSHTGQRPYTCEECGKSFRMIHHLKVHIRTHTGERPYQCPHCPLTFARPHHLSSHLKVH
- the LOC108922200 gene encoding gastrula zinc finger protein XlCGF57.1 isoform X2, which codes for MELDNKKMRFPKKHALHLKACSKSEPASPKTDAHVQNDHELPLRPLPSIYNADSIRIKEEPHDVEVQAVQVKEEFAESESVHCGSASKGNQKNRRAEIPDTEPALEEHHGEGSAHLKEEPSLDDADFAAEDHHTDNVPCPQFFPCPHCAVSFTGSSYLEKHIKWTHQLQYQALLRSRASKNKSSTEDMERHNCPKCSLTFSSRRQLTLHLHRQHPTPPLKKRYPCPQCARSFHYLASLQKHCKQWHKLATVCTDGHLSCADCGKSFGGLGGLGPHVCNDSGEKLDMGPICTDTGYLCSICSKSCTTTQNLRIHMRTHTGERPYACTDCGKRFAESGTLRKHIRIHTGLKPFKCQDCGKQFGRMNHLTSHMLTHSGEKPYPCPDCGRRFGHKGDLKTHQRTHSGEKPFRCPDCGKDFAIMGNLRAHQRVHSKEKSHQCGECGRKFGESGVLKKHLRTHTGERPYHCTVCSKQFNRVQHLKNHQRTHTGEKPYSCAECGKSFSQSGDLTKHKRTHTGEKPYACPDCERTYSNSGDLRKHSRSHTGQRPYTCEECGKSFRMIHHLKVHIRTHTGERPYQCPHCPLTFARPHHLSSHLKVH